The Pseudoalteromonas arctica A 37-1-2 genome includes a region encoding these proteins:
- a CDS encoding cache domain-containing protein, producing the protein MPWLRARREVKLDRLDGYFTTHLMPEMKAYGRISSPIFLESWYWFTHPESINKPKNKMRYGAVRGSYQANWFKTQNIIAEVEVNSLEEIVNVMHHKRIDRILLDLDDFELAASKLGINEDEYQREFFRYVPLGLFASHSLIKRFPKFMQQFDENINTCAQAPFSLSKSEEKQILDRLSSSAKTLLNLPSLVEQVQISNESPLSESEIKRLDQLWIKESKQVKHPDGLAMLNLPLSKVFKKWQSQFKGVVTELILTDNQGKNIAISKLTSDYWQGDENKFTKTFKQSKYFNFDSVTYDASTHHFQVQLSFPVLDDNNSHIGVLILGVDVEKALHSSNEKSN; encoded by the coding sequence TTGCCATGGTTACGCGCACGTCGAGAAGTAAAGTTAGACCGCTTAGATGGTTATTTCACAACTCACTTAATGCCTGAAATGAAGGCCTATGGGCGCATATCATCCCCCATCTTTTTAGAAAGCTGGTACTGGTTTACTCATCCAGAGAGCATTAATAAACCAAAAAATAAAATGCGTTATGGTGCAGTAAGAGGGAGTTACCAGGCTAATTGGTTTAAAACTCAGAATATTATTGCTGAGGTAGAAGTAAATTCATTAGAAGAAATAGTAAATGTTATGCACCATAAGCGGATTGATAGAATTCTACTTGATTTAGACGATTTTGAATTAGCGGCCTCTAAGCTAGGCATTAATGAAGATGAGTATCAAAGAGAATTTTTTAGGTATGTACCTTTGGGATTATTTGCTTCGCATTCACTTATTAAACGCTTCCCTAAATTTATGCAGCAGTTTGATGAAAATATAAATACTTGCGCGCAGGCACCATTTTCACTATCAAAAAGTGAAGAAAAGCAAATACTTGATAGATTGTCCAGTAGTGCTAAAACCTTACTAAACTTACCTAGTTTAGTAGAACAAGTTCAAATAAGTAATGAGTCTCCCTTAAGTGAATCTGAAATTAAAAGACTAGACCAGCTATGGATAAAAGAAAGTAAACAAGTAAAGCACCCTGATGGATTAGCTATGCTTAATTTACCGTTATCTAAAGTATTTAAAAAATGGCAATCTCAATTCAAAGGTGTTGTTACTGAGCTAATATTGACTGATAACCAAGGAAAAAACATCGCTATTAGTAAGCTAACCAGTGACTACTGGCAAGGAGATGAAAATAAGTTTACTAAAACATTTAAACAGTCAAAATATTTTAACTTTGATAGCGTCACATATGATGCATCAACACATCATTTTCAAGTTCAGCTAAGTTTTCCTGTTTTAGATGATAATAATAGTCATATTGGAGTGTTGATTTTAGGTGTTGATGTAGAAAAAGCACTTCATTCGTCAAATGAAAAGAGTAATTAA
- a CDS encoding isoamylase early set domain-containing protein, whose product MLNKRFFKTKDEAEVTFEFSHPEAEEVCLLGEFNDWQPVPMKLNKKQGVFKFKQRLPIDQQFHFRYLINGDIWDNDHQADGYIGNTFGTENSIVNTQRIN is encoded by the coding sequence ATGTTGAATAAACGTTTTTTTAAAACAAAAGATGAAGCTGAAGTAACCTTTGAATTTTCTCATCCAGAGGCAGAAGAAGTTTGCTTATTAGGCGAATTTAATGATTGGCAACCTGTGCCAATGAAGCTTAATAAAAAACAAGGTGTGTTTAAATTTAAACAACGCTTACCTATCGATCAACAATTTCACTTTCGTTATTTAATAAATGGAGACATTTGGGATAACGACCACCAAGCTGATGGTTATATTGGCAATACATTTGGCACAGAAAACAGCATAGTAAATACTCAACGCATTAATTAA
- the malQ gene encoding 4-alpha-glucanotransferase, with amino-acid sequence MDALSQLFYLHGIGFEFTKYTGEQVFFSEDTRKRALQCCGVDTNNEAEITQLTYDLDASLWLDLVPSVSLVDQKKCALKLRIDERQQYLAANINVPSLGMNIAVENLYHLAVTGEYYLHGVRYIELALPIETMPIGYHDANVQVGEQHAITQIWCVPEQVYQVEDTKRTGLSIQLYTLKNKAHLGIGDFDDLLTLTKLCSSQNMDYILLNPLHLLFADMPERASPYSPSSRALLNPLYISIVLSEDAQNNTVLHDLMQRGDVITLIKSNDQFIDYENVSRIKYALFEALYNQFELTASDERRQAFTDFCNTHSTTLNTLESDNLTFAYYLQWQAHMQLALCQKSCAERGMAIGLINDLAVGCAGDGAEFKNQKPLFSQGASVGAPPDPWAEAGQNWGLPALNPQSLSNNHYQFYRSLIRANMQNVGGLRIDHVMAIRRLWWCFESNGEQDGCYVYYPFEHLLAILKIESHINQSIVIGEDLGVVPPEVRLALASSGIFSNSLFYFEKQHSGEFLSVDELATQCLLMIANHDVPPFTGWWQHADLNIKQQYKLITCNEYEQLKQQRIEEQHRILRFINRHTNTTELLLHSNSVEVYNALALCLAGSQSRLFAIQIDDLDEQKYPVNIPGTDKEYPNWRRVLTHTSEEIFTKNASLLAAIDSIRKG; translated from the coding sequence ATGGATGCTCTTTCGCAGTTGTTTTACCTGCATGGTATTGGCTTTGAATTCACTAAGTATACAGGTGAACAGGTGTTTTTTAGCGAAGACACGCGTAAACGTGCTTTGCAATGTTGCGGTGTTGATACAAATAACGAAGCCGAAATAACTCAACTAACTTATGATTTAGATGCATCGCTTTGGCTGGATTTAGTACCCAGTGTGAGTTTGGTTGACCAAAAAAAATGCGCTTTAAAGCTTCGTATAGACGAACGTCAGCAGTATTTAGCCGCCAACATTAATGTCCCTTCTCTTGGGATGAACATAGCGGTTGAGAACCTTTATCATTTGGCAGTTACAGGTGAATATTACTTACATGGCGTTCGCTATATTGAGCTGGCACTACCCATAGAAACTATGCCAATTGGCTATCATGACGCTAATGTTCAGGTAGGTGAGCAACACGCTATTACACAAATTTGGTGCGTGCCTGAGCAAGTCTATCAAGTTGAAGACACAAAGCGCACAGGGTTATCTATTCAGCTTTACACATTAAAAAATAAAGCGCATTTAGGTATTGGCGACTTTGACGATTTACTAACGCTTACAAAATTATGCAGCTCGCAAAATATGGATTACATATTACTTAATCCACTGCATTTGTTATTTGCTGATATGCCAGAGCGTGCAAGCCCTTATAGCCCTAGTAGTCGGGCTTTATTAAACCCTCTTTATATTTCTATAGTATTAAGCGAAGACGCACAAAATAACACAGTTCTGCATGACCTCATGCAACGAGGCGATGTAATTACACTTATAAAAAGTAATGATCAATTTATAGATTATGAAAATGTAAGCCGTATAAAGTATGCGTTATTTGAAGCGCTTTATAATCAGTTTGAATTAACGGCAAGTGATGAGCGTCGCCAAGCGTTTACTGATTTTTGTAATACTCATTCAACTACATTAAATACCCTCGAATCAGATAACCTAACATTTGCTTATTACCTGCAATGGCAAGCGCATATGCAACTGGCACTGTGTCAAAAAAGTTGCGCAGAGAGAGGCATGGCTATTGGCTTAATAAACGACTTAGCTGTTGGTTGTGCGGGTGATGGAGCTGAATTTAAAAATCAAAAACCACTGTTTAGCCAAGGTGCAAGTGTAGGTGCTCCACCTGATCCATGGGCTGAAGCTGGTCAAAATTGGGGCCTCCCAGCCCTCAATCCCCAAAGCCTTAGTAATAATCACTACCAATTTTACCGCTCGCTCATTCGCGCAAACATGCAAAACGTAGGTGGACTTCGAATTGACCACGTAATGGCTATTAGGCGCCTATGGTGGTGCTTTGAAAGCAATGGCGAACAAGATGGCTGTTATGTTTACTACCCGTTTGAGCACTTACTCGCCATTTTAAAAATTGAATCACATATTAATCAGAGTATTGTTATTGGAGAAGATTTAGGCGTTGTGCCGCCAGAGGTAAGGCTGGCTTTGGCATCTAGCGGTATTTTTTCTAACAGCTTGTTTTATTTTGAAAAACAACACAGTGGTGAGTTTTTATCGGTAGATGAGCTAGCAACACAGTGTTTGTTAATGATAGCCAATCATGATGTCCCTCCATTTACAGGTTGGTGGCAGCATGCTGATTTAAATATTAAGCAACAATACAAGCTTATTACTTGCAATGAATACGAGCAATTAAAGCAACAACGAATAGAAGAGCAACATAGGATACTACGATTTATTAATCGCCATACCAATACAACCGAGCTTTTATTACATAGTAATTCAGTCGAAGTATATAACGCACTAGCATTATGTTTGGCGGGTTCTCAATCGCGTTTATTTGCAATACAAATAGATGATTTAGATGAGCAGAAGTATCCGGTTAATATCCCCGGGACAGACAAAGAATATCCTAATTGGCGACGTGTATTAACGCATACCAGTGAAGAAATTTTTACCAAAAATGCCTCACTTTTAGCTGCTATCGATTCAATAAGGAAAGGTTAA